One genomic region from Leptolyngbyaceae cyanobacterium JSC-12 encodes:
- a CDS encoding hypothetical protein (IMG reference gene:2510096488), giving the protein MKCPYRDSFMPRCQITVHPDRPNVEYCRVCGEWRYLSDVGDDFAHTFWTMVAIAIVMMVFVGLINESETPRQRDQRQRERRYLGRVETELVTAAIADVNTLLPPPTHSNQRFSNIAGTIYIQSA; this is encoded by the coding sequence ATGAAATGCCCTTATCGAGACAGTTTTATGCCGCGTTGCCAAATTACCGTGCACCCTGATCGCCCAAATGTAGAATACTGCCGGGTATGCGGGGAATGGCGCTATCTCAGCGATGTGGGAGATGATTTTGCCCATACGTTTTGGACAATGGTGGCGATCGCGATTGTGATGATGGTGTTTGTTGGCTTGATCAATGAAAGCGAAACACCTCGCCAGCGAGACCAGAGACAACGCGAACGGCGTTACCTGGGGCGAGTAGAGACGGAACTGGTTACCGCCGCGATCGCTGATGTCAACACGCTCTTACCACCGCCAACTCACTCAAACCAGCGTTTTAGTAATATTGCGGGGACGATCTACATCCAATCCGCGTAA
- a CDS encoding hypothetical protein (IMG reference gene:2510096489), producing MYVESFDFDEILMNFSSLVYTSDINSHTIDDRAVRKNIECISMERGEAPMDKKADKKLVSFRLPEDLLQGLRGKADYYGISVTELVCRLLRQGLEEDGGDRIKTLEAEIRDLRQRLRQANSSNGVTHTLLYPVQTQATVPYSNSSGLEQRMERLEAMLEVLADRINFQESGKRGEDDS from the coding sequence ATGTACGTTGAGTCCTTTGACTTTGATGAAATCCTTATGAACTTCTCCTCTCTTGTCTATACATCTGATATAAATTCGCATACAATCGATGATCGTGCAGTTAGAAAAAACATCGAGTGTATATCAATGGAGCGTGGTGAAGCCCCTATGGATAAGAAAGCAGACAAAAAACTCGTCAGCTTCCGGCTTCCCGAAGACTTGCTGCAAGGTCTGAGAGGCAAAGCGGATTATTATGGCATCTCGGTAACTGAACTGGTTTGTCGTCTGTTACGGCAAGGGCTAGAAGAAGATGGCGGCGATCGCATCAAAACCTTAGAGGCAGAGATTCGAGATTTAAGACAACGGCTAAGACAGGCAAACAGTAGCAATGGTGTGACGCATACGTTGTTGTATCCTGTGCAGACTCAGGCAACGGTGCCTTACAGCAATTCCTCTGGGCTTGAGCAGCGCATGGAACGGTTGGAAGCCATGCTTGAGGTATTAGCAGACCGCATCAATTTTCAGGAATCAGGAAAGCGAGGAGAGGATGATAGCTAA
- a CDS encoding LeuA family protein with dimerization domain (IMG reference gene:2510096490~PFAM: LeuA allosteric (dimerisation) domain), which yields MHILVTLNVFQNSLTSHDPCWRYYANLLRSLSSRSVIWYMTKPDFEGARSYFVQFGSEIDETCQEVYLSLLSRVQVCHIDDRILEEAALYGLNFPDRIRLACAIDYNLEGIVTYEPQQFALTVEDVYRLQLDGYFPVCMTSECLDAGFCVEKRLHIFSVASFLINLDETSIHLPYQLQSSEVFQLKEFHIICENEISEAAITLQVLDNLQLEATAVGKTPFEAIQLAIDSIIDHCVEMPARRLSSYSIPPATLLGAEAPVAVVICIECAGTTWQVTQKGKR from the coding sequence ATGCACATTCTAGTGACTCTGAATGTTTTCCAAAACAGCCTGACAAGTCATGATCCGTGCTGGCGATACTACGCAAACTTGCTGCGTAGTTTGTCGTCTCGGTCGGTTATTTGGTATATGACCAAACCTGACTTTGAAGGTGCCAGGAGTTACTTTGTCCAATTTGGCTCAGAGATTGATGAAACGTGCCAGGAAGTCTACCTCAGTTTGTTGAGTCGTGTGCAGGTCTGCCATATTGACGATCGCATCTTAGAAGAAGCTGCGCTTTATGGGTTAAACTTTCCAGATCGCATTCGCCTCGCATGTGCGATTGATTACAACCTAGAGGGTATTGTGACCTATGAACCGCAGCAATTTGCCCTCACCGTAGAAGATGTTTATCGATTGCAACTGGATGGCTATTTTCCTGTTTGTATGACCAGTGAATGCTTAGATGCAGGTTTTTGTGTAGAAAAACGCTTACACATCTTTTCGGTAGCAAGTTTCCTGATCAATCTAGATGAAACCAGCATTCATTTACCTTACCAGTTGCAGAGCAGTGAGGTTTTTCAACTCAAAGAGTTTCACATCATCTGTGAAAATGAAATCAGCGAAGCAGCTATCACATTACAAGTCTTGGATAATTTACAGCTAGAGGCAACGGCTGTTGGTAAGACTCCCTTTGAAGCGATACAACTGGCAATTGATAGTATCATCGACCACTGTGTGGAAATGCCTGCTCGCCGCTTAAGTAGTTACTCAATTCCCCCTGCAACTCTCTTAGGTGCAGAAGCTCCGGTCGCTGTTGTTATTTGTATTGAATGTGCAGGCACGACTTGGCAAGTTACCCAGAAAGGAAAAAGATAA